The Osmerus eperlanus chromosome 7, fOsmEpe2.1, whole genome shotgun sequence genome includes a region encoding these proteins:
- the LOC134023971 gene encoding complement C1q-like protein 2, with protein sequence MLLTGRPKVAFYTALTDSGHVGPFNTETSLVYSKVFTNIGNAYSPVTGVFTAPVKGVYYFRFTAMDIRRSLGMGVAMYKNDLLIMANSAHNSHGHAKFLANAVTLELEQGDMIKMRLPPTYGLWDHPHNYNTFSGFLLFPM encoded by the exons ATGTTATTAACAGGCAGACCAAAGGTGGCATTCTACACGGCTCTAACTGATTCAGGACATGTTGGGCCCTTCAACACTGAAACATCACTGGTCTATAGCAAAGTCTTCACCAACATAGGCAACGCCTACAGCCCAGTAACAG GTGTGTTCACAGCACCAGTGAAAGGAGTGTACTACTTCAGGTTTACTGCCATGGACATCCGTCGTTCTTTAGGCATGGGAGTTGCCATGTACAAGAACGACCTCCTGATCATGGCCAACAGTGCCCACAATAGCCACGGTCATGCGAAATTTTTGGCAAATGCTGTCACTCTGGAGCTGGAGCAGGGAGATATGATCAAGATGCGTCTTCCACCAACCTACGGCCTGTGGGATCATCCACACAACTATAACACCTTCAGTggtttccttctcttccccatGTAA
- the LOC134023972 gene encoding leukocyte receptor cluster member 9-like, with protein MYDHPTHLHTPPSNPELTGPDTAEEVISRILWDPTLEEVDFVVGYVDRFLGVLERPFSQFNWDADPCDCDYTTELALPQHRIQYFTHRGRRVWDRNTRTDRVFGSTGNPLAPPFGGEEEVTAEEQKAIPLEEEEEEEGEEEEGEEEETGCLAEREQHKTNVLSPESVKQGLPDHPESGSSPRSQQEAGRESKPLEEEDVNKAADSGSVISTDRVSLSEREGATEKEEDPNKEEWKETWEGDEQEGPALDRLQPVPLEQREERSGRRPPKRKPTHFITFRANTPSILSSFQRLQEELVALLPSSAPYWVPPSSLHVTLCLLVLPGRLR; from the exons atgtatgATCAT CccactcacctccacacccctcccagcAACCCTGAGTTAACCGGCCCAGA CACAGCAGAAGAGGTCATCTCCCGCATCCTGTGGGACCCGACGTTAGAGGAGGTGGACTTTGTAGTGGGGTACGTGGATCGCTTCCTAGGAGTCCTGGAGCGCCCCTTCTCCCAGTTCAACTGGGACGCCGACCCATGTGACTGTGACTACACGACCGAGCTGGCCCTGCCCCAACACAGGATACAGTACTTCACCCACAGAGGGCGCCGTGTCTGGGACCGCAACACCAGGACGGACAGAGTGTTCGGTTCCACTGGCAACCCTCTGGCGCCTCCctttggaggggaggaggaagtgacgg CAGAGGAGCAAAAAGCTAttcctctggaggaggaggaagaggaggagggagaggaggaggagggagaggaggaggagaccggatgccttgcagagagagagcaacacaaGACCAACGTTCTCAGTCCAGAGTCGGTCAAACAAGGCCTACCTGACCACCCTGAGTCAGGAAGCAGTCCACGGAgtcaacaggaagcaggaagagaaTCCAAACCATTGGAGGAGGAAGACGTAAACAAGGCTGCTGACTCTGGCTCAGTCATCTCCACAGACCGCGTGTCTTTatctgagagagaaggagcgacagagaaggaagaggatcCAAACAAGGAGGAATGGAAGGAGACCTGGGAAGGAGACGAACAGGAG GGTCCAGCCCTGGACAGACTGCAGCCTGTCCCTttggagcagagagaagagaggagtgggcgTCGACCCCCCAAACGCAAGCCCACCCACTTCATCACCTTCAGAGCCAACaccccctctatcctctcctcctttcaacGCCTTCAGGAGGAGctggtggccctcctcccctcctccgccccctactgggtgcccccctccagcctccacgtCACCCTGTGCCTCCTGGTGTTGCCCGGCCGGCTAAGGTGA